From Halapricum desulfuricans, a single genomic window includes:
- a CDS encoding winged helix-turn-helix domain-containing protein, translating into MSESTLEVDTEAAADAFGVLSDDSRVDILLALWDAEQSSFEDLRRAAGIDDSGRFNYHLDQLVDRFVRKTDDGYRLTSLGANVVDLLLDARFGLSPSPIDEPTNADCPACGERLHVYYEDGDMRLACPSCETVVHYGFFPPRGRATRTAEETIDAYSRQVWRDVTLAHRGVCPHCSGRMETRIEVDPDWAIDVAAQGRCRDCGAPYSFPIGLHLLAEPAVVSFLADHGTFIDERRFWELDFVYGDAVSVVSESPPRYQVTITAGAERLEVTLDEQCVVVDIARHVPH; encoded by the coding sequence ATGTCCGAGTCGACACTGGAGGTTGACACCGAGGCAGCGGCGGACGCGTTCGGGGTTCTGTCCGACGATTCCAGGGTCGACATCCTGCTCGCGCTGTGGGATGCAGAGCAGTCGTCGTTCGAGGACCTCCGGCGCGCGGCGGGGATCGACGACAGCGGGCGGTTCAACTACCACCTCGATCAACTGGTCGATCGGTTCGTCCGGAAGACCGACGACGGCTACCGACTGACATCGCTGGGTGCGAACGTCGTCGATCTCCTCCTGGACGCGCGGTTCGGGCTCTCGCCGTCACCGATCGACGAGCCGACGAACGCCGACTGTCCGGCGTGTGGCGAGCGATTGCACGTCTATTACGAAGACGGGGACATGCGGCTGGCCTGTCCGTCGTGTGAGACCGTCGTCCACTACGGATTTTTCCCGCCGCGGGGCCGAGCGACCCGGACCGCCGAGGAGACCATCGACGCCTATTCGCGGCAGGTCTGGCGCGACGTCACGCTCGCTCATCGGGGCGTCTGTCCGCACTGTAGCGGTCGCATGGAGACACGAATCGAGGTCGATCCCGACTGGGCGATCGACGTCGCAGCCCAGGGACGCTGCAGGGACTGTGGGGCGCCCTACAGTTTCCCGATTGGATTGCACCTCCTCGCGGAACCGGCCGTCGTATCCTTTCTGGCCGATCACGGCACCTTCATCGACGAGCGGCGCTTCTGGGAGTTGGATTTCGTCTACGGCGATGCGGTCTCGGTCGTCTCGGAATCGCCGCCGCGGTATCAGGTCACGATCACAGCGGGTGCAGAGCGTCTAGAGGTGACTCTCGACGAGCAGTGTGTGGTGGTCGATATCGCGCGACACGTCCCACACTGA
- the proC gene encoding pyrroline-5-carboxylate reductase, with protein sequence MVDVSVIGCGNMGGALISGFARDGEHRVTAIDADPDALEAIEADSTETTTDLSAAEGSEVVVLAVKPDVVATVLEDLELSSDQTIVTVAAGVSRAFVADRTDATVVRVMPNLAAETGDMAAAVTHEGLSEGVRELLETVGEYAVVDEELMDVSTAVNGSGPAFVFYLIGAMKEAGIEGGLEPEQAETLAAQTFKGAAETVLRDERSVDELIDAVCSPNGTTIEGMEVLWDSDVEGKVIEAVQAAERRSAEIAEEFDDE encoded by the coding sequence ATGGTAGACGTCAGCGTCATCGGCTGTGGTAACATGGGCGGCGCTCTGATCAGTGGGTTCGCCCGCGACGGCGAGCACCGGGTGACGGCGATCGACGCCGATCCCGACGCGCTCGAAGCGATCGAGGCGGACAGCACGGAGACGACAACGGACCTCTCGGCCGCCGAGGGAAGCGAAGTGGTCGTCCTCGCGGTCAAGCCGGACGTGGTCGCGACAGTGCTCGAAGACCTGGAGTTGTCGTCCGACCAGACGATCGTCACGGTCGCGGCGGGCGTCTCGCGGGCGTTCGTCGCCGATCGGACGGACGCGACGGTCGTTCGTGTCATGCCGAACCTCGCCGCCGAGACCGGCGATATGGCAGCCGCCGTTACTCACGAGGGACTCTCAGAGGGTGTTCGCGAACTACTGGAGACGGTCGGGGAGTACGCCGTGGTCGACGAGGAACTGATGGACGTCTCGACGGCCGTCAACGGGAGCGGGCCGGCCTTCGTCTTCTATCTCATCGGCGCGATGAAAGAAGCCGGAATCGAGGGCGGCCTCGAACCCGAGCAGGCCGAGACGCTCGCGGCCCAGACGTTCAAAGGGGCGGCCGAGACCGTCCTGCGGGACGAGCGCAGTGTCGACGAATTGATCGACGCCGTCTGCTCGCCCAACGGGACGACCATCGAAGGGATGGAGGTCCTGTGGGACAGCGACGTCGAAGGGAAAGTCATCGAAGCCGTGCAGGCGGCCGAACGACGGTCCGCGGAGATCGCGGAGGAGTTCGACGATGAGTGA
- the proB gene encoding glutamate 5-kinase, producing MSETIGTVDAEEIEQARQLAADAQRVVVKAGTNSLTDEDSQLDRVKLDKLVSDIMDLRRRGKDVLLVSSGAIGAGTGLLDRDSDTVEEGQALSTVGQSHLMHHYTQSFDRYDQQVAQLLLTEHDLENPERFTNFRNTVETLFEWGVVPIVNENDAVAIEEIQIGDNDMISSSIAVGIGVDLLVTLTDVGGVYTGNPKHDPDAELIEAVGDNYDTVQGVVEETTTGGFGGIQTKVQGARDVSEYGIPAIIAKSTERDVLEKIATAKPVGTLFVPINGVHDE from the coding sequence ATGAGTGAAACGATCGGGACGGTCGACGCCGAGGAGATCGAGCAGGCACGCCAGCTGGCCGCAGACGCCCAGCGCGTCGTCGTCAAGGCCGGGACGAACTCCCTGACCGACGAGGACTCACAGCTCGACCGAGTCAAGCTCGACAAACTCGTCAGCGACATCATGGATCTGCGCCGGCGGGGCAAGGACGTTCTGCTGGTGTCTTCGGGCGCGATCGGCGCGGGAACGGGGCTGCTGGACAGGGACAGCGACACGGTCGAGGAAGGGCAGGCGCTGTCGACGGTCGGACAGAGCCACCTGATGCACCATTACACCCAGAGTTTCGACCGCTACGACCAGCAGGTCGCCCAGTTGCTGTTGACCGAACACGACCTGGAGAACCCCGAGCGGTTTACCAACTTCCGCAACACCGTCGAGACGCTGTTCGAGTGGGGCGTCGTCCCGATCGTCAACGAGAACGACGCGGTCGCGATCGAGGAGATCCAGATCGGCGACAACGACATGATCTCGTCGTCGATCGCGGTCGGGATCGGCGTCGACCTGCTGGTCACGCTGACCGACGTCGGCGGCGTCTACACCGGCAACCCCAAGCACGACCCCGACGCCGAACTGATCGAGGCGGTTGGCGACAACTACGACACTGTCCAGGGGGTCGTCGAGGAGACGACGACCGGCGGGTTCGGCGGTATCCAGACCAAGGTCCAGGGCGCCCGTGACGTCAGCGAGTACGGCATCCCGGCGATCATCGCGAAATCGACCGAGCGGGACGTGCTGGAAAAAATCGCCACAGCCAAACCAGTCGGGACGCTATTCGTCCCCATAAACGGTGTCCACGATGAGTGA
- a CDS encoding glutamate-5-semialdehyde dehydrogenase has protein sequence MSEYDTEAQVTEAQQAALRLANVDEETRNAALNSIADAIRDNEDAILEANAADVDEAEEMLAAGEYTQALVDRLKLDSGKLESIAEMVESVAEQDDPLGETLQARQLDDDLELYKVAVPIGVVGTIFESRPDALVQIAALSLKSGNSVILKGGSEAGESNRILYETIVEATAEAIDAIPEGWAQLIEAHEEVDRLLEMDDKVDLLMPRGSSEFVSYIQDNTQIPVLGHTEGICHVYVDGEADLEMAEEISFDAKVQYPAVCNAVETLLVSEAVAEQFLPGMVERYEDADVTLRGDDRTREVVDVAPATEADWDTEYGDLELSIKVVEDVYDAVEHVNTHGSKHTESIVTEDGDTAETFMTGIDAASVFHNASTRFADGYRYGLGAEVGISTGKIHARGPVGLAGLTTYKYYLEGDGQLVATYAGDDAEPFTHVDFDGEWTPGQLSDR, from the coding sequence ATGAGTGAATACGACACGGAAGCCCAGGTGACTGAGGCACAGCAGGCCGCGCTCCGGCTGGCGAACGTCGACGAAGAGACGCGCAACGCCGCGCTCAACTCGATCGCCGACGCGATCCGCGACAACGAAGACGCCATCCTCGAAGCCAACGCTGCAGACGTCGACGAGGCAGAGGAGATGCTCGCGGCAGGCGAGTACACCCAGGCGCTGGTCGACCGGCTCAAACTCGATTCGGGCAAGCTCGAATCGATCGCCGAGATGGTCGAGAGCGTCGCCGAGCAGGACGATCCGCTCGGCGAGACCCTACAGGCTCGCCAGCTCGACGACGACCTGGAGCTGTACAAGGTGGCGGTCCCGATCGGCGTCGTCGGGACGATCTTCGAGTCCCGGCCCGACGCCCTGGTCCAGATCGCCGCGCTCTCGCTGAAGTCCGGCAACAGCGTCATCCTCAAGGGCGGCAGCGAGGCCGGCGAGTCAAACCGGATCCTCTACGAGACGATCGTCGAGGCCACGGCCGAGGCTATCGACGCGATCCCGGAGGGCTGGGCCCAGCTCATCGAGGCCCACGAGGAGGTCGACCGACTGCTGGAGATGGACGACAAGGTCGACCTGCTCATGCCGCGTGGCTCCTCGGAGTTCGTCTCCTACATCCAGGACAACACCCAGATCCCGGTGCTGGGCCACACCGAGGGGATCTGTCACGTCTACGTCGACGGCGAGGCCGACCTGGAGATGGCCGAGGAGATTTCCTTCGACGCGAAGGTGCAGTACCCGGCAGTCTGTAACGCCGTCGAGACGCTGCTGGTCAGCGAGGCCGTCGCCGAGCAGTTCCTGCCCGGGATGGTCGAGCGCTACGAGGACGCCGATGTCACGCTGCGGGGCGACGACCGGACTCGCGAGGTCGTCGATGTCGCCCCCGCGACCGAGGCGGACTGGGACACCGAGTACGGCGACCTCGAACTGTCGATCAAGGTCGTCGAGGACGTCTACGACGCGGTCGAACACGTCAACACGCACGGCTCGAAACACACCGAGTCGATCGTCACCGAGGACGGCGACACCGCCGAGACGTTCATGACCGGGATCGACGCCGCTAGCGTCTTCCACAACGCCTCGACCCGCTTTGCGGACGGCTACCGCTACGGTCTGGGCGCGGAGGTCGGCATCTCGACCGGCAAGATCCACGCCCGCGGTCCGGTCGGGCTTGCTGGATTGACGACGTACAAGTACTACCTGGAAGGCGACGGACAGCTCGTGGCCACCTACGCCGGCGATGACGCTGAGCCGTTCACGCACGTCGATTTCGACGGCGAGTGGACGCCCGGTCAGCTGTCCGATCGGTAG
- the msrA gene encoding peptide-methionine (S)-S-oxide reductase MsrA produces the protein MTETATLGGGCFWCIEAALKELRGVESVTSGYAGGDVPNPSYEAVCSGSTGHAEVVQVEYDPETISYLELLEVFFKVHDPTTKDRQGPDVGSQYRSIVLYHDDEQRRQVEGFIERLNEEVYDGGIVTEVQPIETFYEAEEYHQDYYEKNPADGYCQVQIEPKVKKVREEFAALLAE, from the coding sequence ATGACAGAAACGGCGACGCTCGGCGGCGGCTGCTTCTGGTGTATCGAGGCGGCGCTCAAGGAACTCCGCGGGGTCGAGTCGGTCACGTCCGGCTACGCCGGCGGCGACGTCCCGAACCCGTCCTACGAGGCAGTCTGTTCGGGTTCGACCGGTCACGCCGAAGTCGTCCAGGTCGAGTACGACCCCGAGACGATCAGTTACCTCGAACTCCTGGAGGTCTTTTTCAAGGTGCACGACCCGACGACGAAGGACCGCCAGGGGCCGGACGTCGGCAGCCAGTATCGCTCGATCGTGCTCTATCACGACGACGAGCAGCGCCGGCAGGTCGAAGGGTTCATCGAGCGCCTGAACGAGGAGGTCTACGACGGTGGGATCGTCACGGAAGTCCAGCCGATCGAGACGTTCTACGAAGCCGAGGAGTATCACCAGGATTACTACGAGAAGAACCCTGCAGACGGCTACTGCCAGGTGCAGATCGAGCCGAAGGTCAAGAAGGTCCGCGAGGAGTTCGCGGCGTTGCTCGCGGAGTAG
- a CDS encoding 4Fe-4S dicluster domain-containing protein, producing MAIDPNFEQNREKVDQHNGHDVWGPVDEPESLGIHGTHVAVDFDICLADGACLEDCPVDVFEWVETPGHPESEMKADPANESQCIDCMLCVDVCPVDAIDVDGSRPDRA from the coding sequence ATGGCCATCGATCCAAACTTCGAGCAGAACCGCGAAAAGGTCGATCAGCACAACGGACACGACGTCTGGGGGCCGGTCGACGAACCCGAGTCGCTGGGGATCCACGGGACCCACGTCGCGGTCGATTTCGACATCTGTCTCGCCGACGGTGCCTGTCTGGAGGACTGCCCGGTCGACGTCTTCGAGTGGGTAGAGACGCCCGGTCATCCTGAGAGTGAGATGAAAGCCGATCCGGCCAACGAGAGCCAGTGTATCGACTGCATGCTCTGTGTCGACGTCTGCCCGGTCGACGCGATCGACGTCGACGGCAGCCGGCCGGACAGGGCCTGA
- the tmcA gene encoding tRNA(Met) cytidine acetyltransferase TmcA: MELAAALRAEARDCNERRVLVLAGEPETTRDRAVDALATADIPLESTTLVGPEPFVNCERLDPVHASELLGQTRTAVVYDAHESLRPNVLGQVVGTVDGGGLFVLLAPPLSAWPSRRDDFAEALAVPPFGPEDVTGHFRARLVETLYAHRGVAVVDVESDTVESDGLTDPAPRLSVPGPAVPDRDDRAFPTEAYRACLTGDQSEALAAMEALSEPGGTVVVEADRGRGKSSAAGLAAGCLAASGRDVLVTAPQYGRAGEVFARARELLNAIEEPVALDDETTPHRLSTDEGRVRYAPPTDAVELPDDPDAVVVDEAAALPVRLLSGFLDAPAVAFTTTIHGYEGAGRGFSVRFKDRLAESDRTVREVRMDEPIRYAAGDPVEVWATRALLLDARPPVEPLVANARPETVSYESLSAERLLSDEHLLREAFGLLVLAHYQTEPDDLARLLDGPNVSVRALVHDGHVVSVALLAREGGLDADRRADMYEGARVRGNMLPDVLTTQLRDEAAGIETGWRVMRIATHHAARGRGLGSLLLDRIEAEATGGSVSASTGETGACDYLGVGFGATPELVSFWADNGYRTVHVSTTRNDRSGEHSAIMLRALSEAGEALQDRHTKWFLERVRGMLTDPLADLDPDVVRAVLSAVDGSTRLDLSAWEWRLLAGSPHGAGLFDTAPDAFRALALRALTDAGSSTPTGGGDPAMADGPTRTDTDGPTSTGDGEPALEPRAERLLVRKVLQAHDWDSVTAQLDFVSRRECMRALGDVTARLIEAYGTDEARAELERFE; the protein is encoded by the coding sequence ATGGAGCTTGCGGCCGCGCTCCGGGCGGAGGCCCGGGACTGCAACGAGCGTCGCGTGCTCGTGCTCGCCGGCGAGCCGGAGACGACGCGCGACCGCGCGGTGGATGCGCTGGCGACGGCCGACATCCCTCTGGAGTCCACGACGCTGGTCGGCCCCGAGCCGTTCGTGAACTGTGAGCGACTCGATCCCGTCCACGCCAGCGAGTTGCTCGGTCAAACGCGAACGGCAGTCGTCTACGACGCCCACGAGTCGCTCCGTCCGAACGTGCTCGGCCAGGTCGTCGGGACCGTCGACGGCGGCGGGCTGTTCGTGCTACTCGCGCCGCCGCTGTCGGCGTGGCCCTCGCGACGGGACGACTTCGCCGAGGCGCTCGCCGTCCCGCCGTTCGGTCCCGAGGACGTGACCGGCCACTTCCGGGCTCGGCTGGTCGAGACGCTGTACGCCCATCGCGGGGTCGCCGTCGTCGACGTCGAGAGCGATACGGTCGAGTCCGATGGGCTGACCGATCCTGCCCCACGCCTGTCCGTACCCGGTCCGGCGGTTCCGGACCGGGATGACCGTGCGTTCCCCACCGAAGCCTACCGCGCCTGCCTGACGGGCGATCAATCCGAGGCGCTGGCGGCGATGGAGGCGCTTTCTGAACCGGGTGGGACAGTCGTCGTTGAGGCCGACCGTGGCCGGGGGAAGTCAAGTGCTGCGGGCCTGGCTGCGGGGTGTCTGGCGGCGTCGGGTCGGGACGTGCTCGTGACCGCGCCACAGTACGGGCGCGCCGGCGAGGTGTTCGCTCGTGCCCGGGAGTTGCTGAACGCTATCGAGGAGCCGGTAGCACTCGACGACGAGACGACGCCCCATCGGCTCTCGACTGACGAGGGACGAGTACGATACGCGCCGCCGACAGACGCCGTCGAGTTGCCCGACGATCCGGACGCGGTCGTCGTCGACGAGGCGGCGGCTTTGCCAGTTCGACTGCTTTCGGGGTTTCTCGACGCCCCCGCGGTGGCGTTCACGACGACGATCCACGGCTACGAGGGGGCTGGGCGGGGCTTCTCGGTCCGGTTCAAGGACCGGCTGGCCGAGTCCGATCGGACAGTCCGGGAGGTGCGCATGGACGAGCCGATCCGGTACGCGGCCGGCGATCCCGTCGAGGTCTGGGCGACGCGGGCGCTGTTGCTCGATGCGCGCCCGCCCGTCGAGCCGCTGGTCGCCAACGCCCGCCCGGAGACAGTGTCCTACGAATCCCTCTCGGCCGAGCGACTCCTGTCGGACGAGCACCTGCTTCGGGAGGCGTTCGGGTTGCTCGTGCTCGCTCACTACCAGACCGAACCCGACGACCTCGCGCGGCTGCTGGACGGCCCGAACGTCTCTGTTCGAGCGCTCGTACACGACGGTCACGTCGTCTCGGTCGCGCTCCTGGCCCGCGAGGGCGGACTGGACGCCGACCGGCGGGCAGACATGTACGAGGGCGCTCGGGTCAGGGGAAATATGCTGCCGGACGTGTTGACGACCCAGCTTCGTGACGAGGCCGCCGGGATCGAGACTGGCTGGCGCGTCATGCGGATCGCGACCCACCACGCGGCCCGCGGGCGGGGGCTGGGCTCGCTGCTGCTCGATCGGATCGAAGCGGAGGCGACCGGCGGATCCGTCTCGGCCAGCACGGGGGAAACTGGCGCGTGCGACTACCTCGGCGTCGGATTCGGTGCGACGCCGGAACTGGTCTCGTTCTGGGCCGACAACGGCTATCGGACCGTCCACGTCTCGACGACCCGCAACGACCGTAGCGGCGAACACTCCGCGATCATGCTGCGGGCGCTCTCGGAGGCGGGCGAGGCGCTACAGGACCGACACACGAAGTGGTTTCTCGAGCGCGTCCGGGGGATGCTCACCGACCCCCTCGCGGATCTCGATCCGGACGTGGTTCGGGCGGTGCTGTCGGCTGTCGACGGGTCGACCCGACTGGATCTCTCCGCATGGGAGTGGCGACTGCTCGCCGGCTCACCACACGGCGCAGGGCTGTTCGACACCGCGCCCGACGCCTTCCGCGCGCTCGCGCTCCGGGCGTTGACTGACGCCGGCAGCTCGACGCCCACTGGCGGTGGCGACCCCGCGATGGCCGACGGTCCGACGCGCACCGACACTGATGGCCCGACATCGACTGGCGACGGAGAACCGGCGCTCGAACCCCGGGCCGAACGACTGCTCGTTCGGAAAGTGCTGCAGGCCCACGACTGGGACAGTGTCACGGCGCAATTGGACTTCGTCTCCCGCCGGGAGTGCATGCGCGCGCTCGGGGACGTGACTGCACGACTGATCGAAGCGTACGGAACCGACGAGGCGAGAGCGGAACTGGAGCGATTCGAATGA
- a CDS encoding DUF456 domain-containing protein, protein MIRDPTILASLIRGVPIPDPFVAVAFALLVAGVVFSVIPLLPGPVLSVAGVLVYWWETGDPGWLALTVLLAVGVAAVLVDWLGGTAAAKGSGVSTRVSLLAGVAGFLGTVVAGPVGLLVGVAGTVFLASVIREREAAAGIRTAAYATAGVLGTVVVQTLLTGSILVAVVVIALL, encoded by the coding sequence ATGATTCGCGATCCAACGATACTCGCATCCCTGATACGCGGGGTACCGATTCCCGACCCGTTCGTCGCCGTCGCGTTCGCGTTACTGGTCGCGGGAGTCGTCTTCAGCGTCATCCCGCTGTTGCCGGGGCCGGTGTTGTCGGTCGCCGGCGTACTCGTCTACTGGTGGGAGACCGGCGACCCGGGCTGGCTGGCACTGACTGTGCTGCTCGCGGTCGGCGTGGCGGCGGTACTCGTCGACTGGCTGGGCGGGACGGCGGCCGCGAAGGGCAGCGGCGTCTCGACGCGGGTGAGCCTGCTCGCCGGAGTGGCCGGATTCCTCGGCACCGTCGTCGCCGGGCCAGTCGGCCTGCTCGTCGGCGTCGCGGGGACGGTGTTCCTGGCGAGTGTTATCCGCGAACGGGAAGCAGCCGCCGGGATCCGAACGGCGGCCTACGCGACCGCGGGCGTGCTCGGGACGGTCGTCGTCCAGACGCTGTTGACCGGCTCGATCCTCGTTGCGGTCGTCGTGATCGCGCTGCTGTGA
- a CDS encoding ABC transporter ATP-binding protein, translating into MSVIDVVGLTKHYGDIRAVEGVDFTVEKGEVFGFLGPNGAGKTTTIRTMLGLLNPTAGRATVLGADSTDEPAMIEAKRSIGYLPANPAFDDGSTGREILDLHASIKGDDRREELLDLFEPPLDREVREYSSGNRQKLGVVQAFMHDPELVIMDEPTSGLDPLMQQRFNEFVRAEREQDVTVFFSSHVLSEVRRVCDRVAILREGELVTTEAIESLLDRSGKFVRARIAGHVESDAFDGDEVHGFERTLIEDRAEELLAATDFESDADVVTEVRFTYTGDINDLVADLASYSFVDLDVEEAPLEEVFMRFYGPEQRGRAPRDEHGVAEPAGGDGGA; encoded by the coding sequence ATGAGCGTCATCGACGTGGTCGGCCTGACGAAACACTACGGCGATATCCGGGCCGTCGAGGGGGTCGACTTCACCGTCGAAAAAGGCGAAGTCTTCGGCTTTCTCGGGCCCAACGGCGCGGGCAAGACCACGACAATCCGGACGATGCTGGGGTTGCTGAACCCGACCGCAGGACGGGCGACGGTGCTCGGCGCGGACAGCACCGACGAGCCGGCGATGATCGAAGCCAAGCGGTCGATCGGTTACCTGCCGGCCAATCCCGCGTTCGACGACGGTTCGACCGGCCGGGAGATTCTCGACCTCCACGCCTCGATCAAGGGCGACGATCGGCGCGAGGAGCTGCTCGACCTGTTCGAACCACCGCTCGATCGGGAGGTCAGGGAGTACTCCTCGGGCAACAGGCAGAAACTCGGCGTCGTGCAGGCGTTCATGCACGACCCCGAGCTGGTGATCATGGACGAGCCGACGAGTGGCCTCGATCCACTGATGCAACAGCGGTTCAACGAGTTCGTCCGCGCGGAACGTGAGCAGGACGTGACGGTGTTTTTCTCCTCGCACGTGCTCAGCGAAGTCCGACGGGTGTGCGATCGGGTCGCGATCCTCCGGGAGGGCGAACTCGTCACGACCGAGGCCATCGAGTCGCTGCTCGATCGCTCCGGGAAGTTCGTCCGCGCCAGGATCGCCGGCCACGTCGAGAGCGACGCCTTCGACGGCGACGAGGTCCATGGCTTCGAACGGACGCTGATCGAAGACCGCGCCGAGGAGTTGCTCGCGGCGACCGACTTCGAAAGCGACGCCGATGTCGTCACCGAGGTTCGGTTCACCTACACCGGCGATATCAACGACCTCGTAGCGGATCTCGCTTCGTACTCGTTCGTCGATCTCGACGTCGAGGAAGCCCCGCTCGAAGAGGTGTTCATGCGGTTTTACGGCCCCGAGCAGCGCGGACGAGCACCGCGAGACGAACACGGCGTCGCCGAACCTGCTGGAGGTGACGGGGGTGCTTGA